Sequence from the Angustibacter luteus genome:
CACGGCACGAAGGCGGACCTCGCGGTCGGCGCGATGCTGGTGCCCGGCCGTGAGTCGAACTTCGAGGTCGGCCGGGTGATGAACTACGTGTACTTCACCAAGACCCTCGACGCCGCCACCTGGGGCGCCGAGCTCGCGGCCGGGGCAGGTCGCGGGCGCATCTACGTGGTGGAGCCGACCGGCGAGTTCGAGGACGACCCCAACGTCACGGACAAGAAGTTCCCCGGGAACCCGACTCAGTCCTTCCGCAGCCGCGAACCGCTGCGCGTGGTGGCCGAGCTCGTCGACTGGGTGGGTCACTCGGCTGAGAAGGTCCAGGCCATGCGGGACGGTCTCGATGCGTTGCAGCGGAAGGGCGCAGCGCGGATCGAGGACTGACGGCGGGCCGCCTCCTCGTCGCGCCGGGTCCTGGTCGCTGACCAGGAGCACGCGCTCGCCGGCACGCCGGGGCCCGTGAGGCGGCAGCATGGGCGCATGACTGAGGTGATGCGGACGTTCTGGCAGCTGATCGACGCGGCCGACTGGGTGGGGCTGCGCGCGCTGCTGGACGACGACTTCCGCGCCCGGTTCGCGCACACCGGCGAGGAGTTCGACGCGGACGGCTTCGTCCGGTTCAACGCTGACTACCCTGGCCGCTGGCGGGCCG
This genomic interval carries:
- the arr gene encoding NAD(+)--rifampin ADP-ribosyltransferase, with amino-acid sequence MSGVREPVPFEAYEAGGYLHGTKADLAVGAMLVPGRESNFEVGRVMNYVYFTKTLDAATWGAELAAGAGRGRIYVVEPTGEFEDDPNVTDKKFPGNPTQSFRSREPLRVVAELVDWVGHSAEKVQAMRDGLDALQRKGAARIED